A region from the Peromyscus leucopus breed LL Stock chromosome 9, UCI_PerLeu_2.1, whole genome shotgun sequence genome encodes:
- the Spcs1 gene encoding signal peptidase complex subunit 1 gives MARGGARGCPCPSETSASGATAVGLRGSAGRPGCVRFLNPQATLLKNQLPLLPCRSSPPIMLEHLSSLPTQMDYKGQKLAEQMFQGIILSSAVVGFIYGYVAEQFGWTVYIVMAGFAFSCLLTLPPWPIYRRHPLKWLPVQDSGPEDKKSSGDRKMKRHAKNN, from the exons ATGGCGCGGGGCGGGGCCAGAGGTTGTCCGTGCCCGTCAGAGACATCCGCTTCCGGGGCCACGGCCGTCGGACTGAGGGGCTCGGCAGGTCGGCCAGGCTGCGTTCGGTTTCTCAACCCGCAAGCTACACTCCTTAAGAATCAGCTACCCTTGCTTCCTTGTCGATCTTCTCCGCCAATCATGCTGGAACATCTGAGTTCGCTGCCCACCCAGATG GATTACAAGGGCCAGAAGCTAGCTGAACAGATGTTTCAGGGAATTATTCTTTCTTCTGCA GTAGTTGGGTTTATCTACGGGTACGTGGCTGAACAGTTTGGGTGGACTGTCTACATAGTTATGGCCGGATTTGCTTTCTCGTGTTTG CTGACACTTCCTCCATGGCCTATCTATCGCCGACATCCCCTGAAGTGGTTACCTGTTCAAGACTCAGGGCCAGAAGACAAGAAATCATCGGGggacagaaaaatgaagagacaTGCCAAAAATAATTGA